From one Formosa sediminum genomic stretch:
- a CDS encoding alpha/beta hydrolase yields the protein MKLKSVVITLYIIVFSVLTLHAQGFRMRLKVPSEALKNNLINDPSIRDITVYLPPSYQTKLDKKYPVLYLLHGFTDSDSKWFGWEHHWINMNNILNTCMQDGSCKEMIVVMPNAYTTYKGSFYGNSETMGDWETFITKELVSFIDLKFRTLDQAKSRGLAGHSMGGYGTLRLAMKYPNVFTSIYVLSPSSLEEDFIPSPEHIKNMEAVHSKFDIANLSFIESINMAFSAAWASNPKKFPLYIDLAYKDGKPRPEILKKFSDNYILNMMDDYLQNLKALQTIAIDVGTKDTAIFEASKKLHKKLTAANITHTFEAYDGNHINKIPERIKTKVLPYFSKNLVFESE from the coding sequence ATGAAACTAAAATCGGTTGTAATTACGTTATACATTATAGTATTTAGTGTACTTACCTTACACGCTCAAGGTTTTAGAATGCGTCTTAAAGTTCCAAGTGAAGCTTTAAAAAATAATTTAATAAACGATCCTTCAATTCGGGACATTACAGTGTATTTACCACCGTCTTACCAAACAAAACTCGATAAAAAGTATCCTGTTTTATATTTACTACACGGCTTTACAGATAGTGACAGTAAATGGTTTGGTTGGGAACACCATTGGATAAACATGAACAACATTTTAAACACCTGCATGCAAGATGGCAGCTGTAAAGAAATGATAGTTGTTATGCCTAATGCCTATACAACCTACAAAGGTAGTTTTTACGGAAACTCGGAAACAATGGGAGATTGGGAAACTTTTATTACAAAAGAACTTGTCTCTTTTATAGATTTAAAATTTAGAACTTTAGATCAGGCTAAAAGTCGTGGTTTGGCTGGCCACTCTATGGGTGGTTATGGCACATTACGATTAGCTATGAAATATCCCAATGTATTTACTTCTATTTATGTATTAAGTCCTAGTAGTCTAGAAGAAGATTTTATACCAAGTCCAGAACACATTAAAAATATGGAGGCCGTACATTCAAAATTCGACATTGCAAATTTATCTTTTATAGAAAGCATTAATATGGCATTTTCTGCGGCATGGGCTTCAAACCCTAAAAAATTTCCTTTATATATAGATTTGGCTTATAAAGATGGAAAACCAAGACCAGAAATTCTAAAAAAGTTTAGCGATAATTATATATTGAATATGATGGATGACTACCTACAAAATTTAAAAGCTTTACAAACTATTGCTATTGATGTAGGTACAAAAGATACCGCTATTTTTGAAGCGTCTAAAAAACTACATAAAAAATTAACTGCAGCCAACATTACCCATACTTTTGAAGCATATGATGGCAACCACATTAATAAAATACCTGAACGTATAAAAACAAAAGTACTGCCTTACTTTTCTAAAAATTTAGTATTTGAGTCTGAATAA
- a CDS encoding DnaJ C-terminal domain-containing protein, giving the protein MDFIDYYNILGLDKNASESDIKKAYRKLARKYHPDLNPNDKEAEKKFKNINEANEVLSNKENRKKYDKYGKDWQHADDIERAQKAQGTNPNQGYQNYSGQSYSDNDFSDFFESMFGGQRTSGSRQSHHQVQFKGQDFNAELQLNLTDVYTNTSQILTVNGKKIRLTIPAGIENEQVIKISGKGGPGVNGGPNGDLYIKFNLVNNTKFKRYGNNLHADVNLDLYTSLLGGEIMVDTFSRKVKLNVAPETQNGTKVKLKGKGFPVYKTKDTYGDFIITYHIQTPKNLTSKEKELFSELQKLRKHG; this is encoded by the coding sequence ATGGATTTTATTGATTATTATAACATTTTAGGACTAGATAAAAATGCTTCAGAAAGCGATATTAAAAAAGCCTATCGTAAACTTGCTAGAAAATATCACCCCGATTTAAATCCTAATGATAAAGAAGCTGAAAAAAAATTTAAAAACATTAACGAAGCCAACGAAGTCTTATCAAATAAAGAAAATCGTAAAAAATACGACAAATACGGAAAAGATTGGCAACACGCAGACGATATAGAACGGGCACAAAAGGCACAAGGAACTAATCCAAACCAAGGCTATCAAAATTATTCTGGCCAGTCCTATTCAGATAATGATTTTTCAGATTTCTTTGAATCTATGTTTGGAGGACAACGTACTTCGGGCTCAAGACAAAGTCATCATCAAGTACAATTTAAAGGACAAGATTTTAATGCCGAGTTACAATTAAATCTAACAGATGTGTACACAAACACATCTCAAATCTTAACCGTAAATGGTAAAAAAATTAGATTAACAATTCCTGCTGGTATAGAAAATGAACAAGTAATAAAAATATCCGGTAAAGGCGGACCAGGAGTAAATGGAGGTCCGAATGGCGATTTATACATTAAATTTAACCTTGTAAACAATACCAAATTTAAACGTTATGGTAATAATTTACATGCAGATGTAAATCTAGATTTATATACTTCGCTTTTAGGTGGCGAAATTATGGTAGATACATTTTCTAGAAAAGTAAAATTAAATGTTGCTCCAGAAACTCAAAACGGTACTAAAGTGAAATTAAAAGGCAAAGGATTTCCTGTTTATAAAACAAAAGACACCTACGGAGATTTTATAATTACCTACCATATACAAACTCCTAAAAACCTAACCTCTAAGGAAAAAGAATTATTTTCAGAACTACAAAAACTAAGAAAACATGGCTGA
- a CDS encoding chaperone modulator CbpM produces the protein MAENHYILVETICVKYNIEPVFLDELNDNGLLDIITIKNQKCLHQNTLSDLEKMIRLHHELEVNIEGIDIVFNLLKKVNELQNQLTQTKNKLEFYER, from the coding sequence ATGGCTGAAAATCATTATATATTAGTAGAAACCATTTGTGTAAAATACAACATAGAACCTGTCTTTCTAGATGAATTAAACGACAATGGTTTATTAGATATCATTACGATTAAAAATCAAAAATGCTTACATCAAAATACCTTGAGTGATTTGGAAAAAATGATTCGGTTACATCATGAATTAGAGGTAAATATAGAAGGAATTGATATTGTGTTTAACTTACTTAAAAAAGTAAATGAATTACAAAATCAATTAACCCAAACTAAAAACAAATTAGAATTTTACGAACGGTAA
- a CDS encoding M15 family metallopeptidase, with protein sequence MKVTIIRLICMVSILNFSTLQAQTTSKTITKAFVLGKFNFETDPCFVKVATAFSNKTIYLQQEVYTAFLNMNAAAKQDGVQFTVISGTRNFLYQKSIWDRKWKANEDLSPIENAKKILQYSSMPSTSRHHWGTDLDLNNLSNSYFESGQGLKEYTWLVKHANNFGFYQVYSSKSNGRTGYNEEKWHWSYMPLSSQYLKFYNEHITDADISGFEGSELATNLHMVSNYVNGISEAAKAQ encoded by the coding sequence ATGAAAGTAACTATTATACGTCTAATATGTATGGTCTCCATATTAAATTTTAGTACGCTACAAGCTCAAACCACTTCTAAAACTATTACTAAAGCATTTGTACTCGGTAAATTTAATTTTGAAACAGACCCTTGTTTTGTTAAAGTAGCAACGGCATTTTCTAATAAGACTATTTACTTACAACAAGAAGTTTACACTGCATTTTTAAATATGAATGCAGCTGCAAAACAAGATGGTGTACAATTTACAGTAATTTCTGGTACACGTAATTTTTTATATCAAAAATCTATTTGGGATCGTAAATGGAAAGCAAATGAAGACCTCTCTCCTATTGAAAATGCTAAAAAAATATTACAATACAGTTCCATGCCTAGTACTTCTAGACACCATTGGGGAACCGATTTAGATCTAAATAACTTATCTAATTCTTATTTTGAAAGCGGTCAAGGTTTAAAAGAGTACACATGGTTGGTAAAGCATGCCAATAACTTCGGGTTTTATCAAGTATATTCATCTAAATCTAACGGACGTACAGGCTACAACGAAGAAAAATGGCATTGGTCTTATATGCCGCTTTCTAGCCAATATCTAAAATTTTATAACGAGCATATAACAGATGCAGACATTTCCGGATTTGAAGGTTCAGAATTAGCAACCAACTTACATATGGTTTCTAATTATGTTAATGGCATTTCTGAAGCAGCAAAAGCTCAATAA
- a CDS encoding DJ-1/PfpI family protein: protein MKKILFITGDFTEDYETMVPFQMLQMVGYDVHAVCPDKNKGDSIKTAIHDFEGDQTYTEKPGHNFVLNYTFSDVEVKDYDGLVIAGGRAPEYLRLNSSLLDMVKHFFTEDKPVAAICHGIQILTAADVVRGKKLTAYPAVGPEVTLAGGEFQDIPADKAYVDGNLVTSPAWPGHPAFIKAFLDLMGVKISI, encoded by the coding sequence ATGAAAAAAATACTTTTTATTACAGGCGATTTTACTGAAGATTACGAAACTATGGTACCTTTTCAAATGTTACAAATGGTTGGTTACGATGTACATGCTGTGTGTCCTGATAAAAATAAAGGCGATAGTATAAAAACAGCTATTCATGACTTTGAAGGTGACCAAACATATACAGAGAAACCAGGACATAATTTTGTCTTAAATTATACATTTAGTGATGTAGAAGTTAAAGATTATGATGGATTGGTTATAGCTGGTGGTCGTGCTCCAGAATATTTAAGATTGAATAGCTCTTTATTAGACATGGTTAAACATTTCTTTACAGAAGATAAACCGGTTGCAGCCATTTGTCATGGAATTCAAATACTAACAGCTGCAGATGTAGTAAGAGGAAAAAAACTAACTGCTTACCCTGCAGTCGGACCAGAAGTTACTTTAGCGGGCGGCGAGTTTCAAGACATTCCTGCAGATAAGGCATACGTAGATGGTAATTTAGTAACATCTCCAGCATGGCCTGGGCATCCAGCATTTATTAAAGCTTTCTTAGATTTAATGGGGGTAAAAATTAGTATATAA
- a CDS encoding ABC-F family ATP-binding cassette domain-containing protein gives MISIDGIAVEFGGTTLFSDVSFSINENDKIALMGKNGAGKSTLLKIIAGQNKPTRGNVSAPKNYVISYLPQHLLTEDQCTVMEEASKAFASIFNMKAEIDAINEELTVRTDYESDAYMKLIEKVSELSEKFYSIEEINYEAEVEKVLLGLGFVRSDFNRPTSEFSGGWRMRIELAKILLQKPDLILLDEPTNHMDIESIQWLEDFLITQAKAVVVISHDRAFVDNITTRTIEVTMGRIYDYKAKYSHYLELRKERRAHQQKAYEEQQKMIADNQEFIDRFKGTYSKTLQVQSRVKMLEKLTIIEVDEVDTAALKLKFPPSPRSGQYPVVVNELSKSYGDHVVFNNANLVIERGQKVAFVGKNGEGKSTMVKAIMNEIDFEGSMELGHNAQIGYFAQNQASLLDGDLTIFETIDRIAVGDIRNKIKDLLGAFMFGGDISTKKVKVLSGGEKTRLAMIKLLLEPVNVLILDEPTNHLDMKTKDIIKDALKEFDGTLILVSHDRDFLDGLATKVFEFGNKRVKEHFEDINGFLKLKKMESMRDLEK, from the coding sequence ATGATATCTATAGACGGGATTGCAGTAGAATTTGGCGGAACAACATTATTTAGTGATGTGTCTTTTTCTATAAATGAAAACGATAAAATTGCCTTAATGGGTAAAAATGGTGCAGGAAAATCTACTTTACTTAAAATTATAGCAGGCCAAAATAAGCCTACACGAGGGAACGTATCTGCTCCTAAAAATTATGTTATTTCGTATTTACCACAGCATTTACTTACAGAAGATCAGTGTACAGTTATGGAAGAGGCCTCTAAAGCTTTTGCTTCTATTTTTAATATGAAAGCAGAAATAGATGCTATAAATGAAGAATTAACAGTACGCACAGATTACGAAAGTGATGCCTACATGAAATTGATTGAAAAAGTGTCTGAATTGAGTGAAAAATTTTATTCTATTGAAGAAATAAATTATGAAGCAGAAGTAGAGAAAGTTTTATTAGGGCTTGGTTTTGTGCGTTCAGATTTTAATAGACCAACATCAGAGTTTAGTGGCGGGTGGCGTATGCGTATTGAATTGGCAAAAATTCTACTTCAAAAACCAGATTTAATTCTTTTAGATGAGCCTACTAACCATATGGATATAGAAAGTATTCAATGGTTAGAAGATTTTCTAATTACTCAAGCTAAAGCTGTAGTAGTTATATCTCACGACCGTGCTTTTGTAGATAATATTACCACCAGAACTATAGAGGTAACTATGGGCAGAATTTACGATTATAAAGCCAAATACTCTCATTATTTAGAGTTGCGTAAAGAAAGACGCGCCCACCAGCAAAAAGCATATGAGGAACAACAAAAAATGATTGCCGATAATCAGGAATTTATAGATCGTTTTAAAGGGACGTATTCTAAAACATTACAAGTGCAATCGCGTGTAAAAATGCTAGAGAAATTAACAATTATTGAAGTGGATGAAGTAGATACAGCGGCTTTAAAACTTAAATTTCCGCCATCTCCAAGATCGGGACAATACCCTGTTGTTGTTAATGAATTGTCTAAATCTTATGGCGACCATGTGGTGTTTAATAATGCCAATTTAGTTATCGAACGTGGACAAAAAGTTGCATTTGTAGGAAAAAATGGTGAAGGAAAATCTACTATGGTTAAAGCCATTATGAACGAAATTGATTTTGAAGGCAGTATGGAACTAGGGCATAATGCTCAAATTGGTTATTTTGCCCAAAATCAAGCCTCGTTATTAGATGGTGATTTAACTATTTTTGAAACTATAGACCGTATTGCCGTAGGTGATATCCGTAATAAAATAAAAGACTTATTAGGTGCTTTTATGTTTGGTGGCGATATTTCTACTAAAAAAGTAAAAGTACTTTCTGGAGGAGAGAAAACACGTTTAGCCATGATTAAATTATTGCTAGAACCTGTAAATGTGTTAATTCTAGATGAGCCTACCAACCATTTAGACATGAAAACTAAAGATATTATTAAAGACGCTTTAAAAGAATTTGATGGTACTTTAATTTTGGTTTCTCACGATAGGGATTTCTTAGATGGTTTGGCTACTAAAGTATTTGAATTTGGAAACAAACGTGTTAAAGAACATTTTGAAGATATTAATGGCTTCTTAAAACTTAAGAAAATGGAAAGTATGCGAGATCTTGAAAAGTAA
- a CDS encoding EcsC family protein, producing MDTSLSDLHIKELTTAVELLENPSIAAKITNVIGMPIEKAIDFLPDNWQVNIAKITQKSLTKATEAAIWSLDDVQVEQPSNVWHKFGAALSGGVGGFFGLAGLAVELPVSTTIMLRSIADIARSQGESISDYDTKLACMEVFALGGESSTDDDAESGYFIVRAALANSITEASRFVATKKITEESAPALVKFIVNVATRFNVIVTEKAAAQAIPAIGAIGGGIINTLFIDHFQDVAKGHFIVRKLERIYGKEVIESWYNSVLELSETNKD from the coding sequence ATGGACACATCCTTAAGCGATTTACATATTAAAGAATTAACAACTGCTGTAGAATTACTTGAAAATCCAAGTATAGCAGCAAAAATTACAAATGTTATAGGTATGCCTATAGAAAAGGCTATCGATTTTCTTCCTGATAATTGGCAAGTAAATATTGCTAAAATCACTCAAAAATCGTTAACTAAAGCTACCGAAGCTGCCATTTGGTCTTTAGATGACGTACAGGTAGAACAACCATCTAATGTCTGGCATAAATTTGGTGCAGCGCTTTCTGGTGGTGTGGGCGGATTTTTTGGATTGGCAGGTTTAGCTGTTGAGTTACCTGTTTCGACCACTATTATGTTACGCTCTATTGCCGATATTGCAAGATCTCAGGGTGAGTCTATTAGCGATTACGATACCAAGTTAGCCTGTATGGAAGTATTTGCTTTAGGAGGAGAAAGCTCTACAGATGATGATGCAGAAAGTGGATATTTTATAGTAAGAGCTGCACTTGCTAATTCTATTACTGAAGCCTCTAGATTTGTAGCTACCAAAAAAATAACTGAAGAAAGTGCTCCTGCCTTAGTAAAGTTTATTGTAAATGTTGCGACTAGATTTAATGTAATAGTAACTGAAAAAGCTGCTGCCCAAGCTATTCCGGCTATTGGAGCTATTGGTGGTGGTATTATAAACACTTTATTTATCGATCATTTTCAAGATGTCGCTAAAGGACATTTTATTGTAAGAAAATTAGAACGTATTTATGGTAAAGAAGTTATTGAAAGTTGGTACAATTCTGTTCTAGAACTTAGCGAAACAAATAAAGACTAG
- a CDS encoding fructose bisphosphate aldolase codes for MYTFQEQLDRIKEGKGFIAALDQSGGSTPKALLGYGVTADQYKDETEMFQLIHDMRTRVISDKSFSEDKILGVILFEKTMKGLIDNTPVPTYLLDKHIVPFLKVDKGLEDLNEGVKLMKPIPNLEARLTEAKSLGIFGTKMRSVIYEDHTVGIDKIVKQQFSFGKTILAAGLIPILEPEVDIHAKDKSEIEALLKKAILLELGKLEEDQKVILKLTLPSVPDFYKDLVNHAKVLRVFALSGGYDIETANMLLAKNKGVIASFSRALLNDLKFEQSEAEFSSTLNQAIESIYQASIT; via the coding sequence ATGTATACATTTCAAGAGCAACTAGACCGTATTAAAGAAGGTAAAGGCTTTATTGCAGCTTTAGACCAAAGTGGCGGAAGTACACCAAAAGCCCTTTTAGGTTACGGTGTTACAGCAGATCAATATAAAGATGAAACCGAGATGTTTCAGTTAATTCATGACATGCGTACGCGTGTTATTTCAGATAAAAGTTTTTCCGAAGATAAAATTCTAGGGGTTATTTTGTTTGAAAAAACTATGAAAGGTTTAATTGATAATACACCGGTACCTACGTATTTGTTAGATAAACATATTGTACCTTTTTTAAAAGTTGATAAAGGGTTAGAAGATTTAAACGAAGGTGTTAAGTTAATGAAGCCCATCCCAAATTTAGAAGCCCGATTAACAGAAGCTAAATCTTTAGGCATATTTGGTACTAAAATGCGTTCAGTTATATATGAAGATCATACCGTGGGTATAGATAAAATTGTAAAGCAACAGTTTAGCTTTGGAAAAACTATTTTAGCAGCAGGTTTAATACCTATATTAGAACCAGAAGTAGATATTCATGCCAAAGATAAATCTGAAATTGAAGCGCTACTAAAAAAAGCTATACTCTTAGAATTAGGAAAATTAGAAGAAGATCAAAAAGTTATCTTAAAACTTACATTGCCTTCAGTTCCAGATTTTTATAAAGATTTAGTTAATCATGCAAAAGTACTACGTGTATTTGCTCTTTCTGGAGGTTATGATATTGAGACCGCAAATATGCTATTAGCTAAAAACAAAGGCGTAATAGCAAGTTTTTCTAGAGCCCTTTTAAACGATTTAAAATTTGAACAAAGTGAGGCCGAATTTTCATCGACTCTAAATCAGGCCATAGAGAGTATTTATCAAGCATCAATTACTTAA
- a CDS encoding bile acid:sodium symporter family protein, with the protein MKFKIDRFILAIIAVIIFAYNVPQFGIEGSRFPISTISSVGFFLIFFFYGLKLSPSQIKSGLYNWKLHMLVQLSTFVLFPLIIFMCYPFVNTPEQHSFWLALLFMAALPSTVSSSVVMVSVARGNVPAAIFNASISGIIGIVITPLWVGLFMEKSGTDFDYSSIYINLIIGIIVPVILGISLQKYGHALALKYSKQLTLFDKSVILLVIYKSFAESFYNNIFSSIKLFDFAILFLIVIALFFIVFYIIGFIASKLKFSTEDTITAQFCGTKKSLVHGTIFYKILFKNTAASSVILLPLMIFHASQIFIISIVASKLARR; encoded by the coding sequence ATGAAATTTAAAATAGACCGTTTTATACTTGCAATTATTGCAGTTATTATTTTTGCATATAATGTACCTCAATTTGGAATAGAAGGAAGTCGTTTTCCTATTTCAACTATAAGTTCTGTTGGTTTCTTTTTAATATTTTTCTTCTACGGATTAAAATTAAGTCCATCACAGATTAAGTCAGGTTTATACAACTGGAAACTACACATGCTTGTGCAACTGTCTACATTTGTATTGTTTCCATTAATAATTTTTATGTGTTATCCATTTGTAAACACTCCAGAACAACATAGTTTTTGGTTAGCACTCTTATTTATGGCTGCATTACCCTCTACTGTTTCGTCCTCGGTAGTAATGGTGTCTGTAGCAAGAGGAAATGTCCCTGCAGCAATATTTAATGCTAGTATTTCTGGAATTATAGGAATTGTAATCACACCACTTTGGGTAGGATTATTTATGGAAAAATCGGGAACAGATTTTGACTATTCTTCTATATACATTAATTTAATTATTGGTATTATAGTTCCGGTTATTTTAGGAATATCGTTACAAAAATATGGCCATGCGTTAGCTTTAAAATACAGTAAACAACTTACGCTTTTCGATAAATCTGTAATTCTTTTAGTAATATATAAAAGCTTTGCCGAATCGTTTTATAACAACATATTTAGTAGTATAAAATTGTTTGATTTTGCCATTTTATTTTTAATTGTTATCGCCTTGTTTTTTATTGTATTTTATATTATTGGTTTTATAGCATCTAAATTAAAATTTAGTACTGAAGATACAATTACAGCACAATTTTGCGGCACAAAGAAGTCTTTAGTACACGGAACTATTTTTTATAAAATTCTATTTAAAAATACAGCAGCATCCAGTGTGATTTTGTTGCCGTTAATGATTTTTCATGCGTCTCAGATATTCATTATTAGTATAGTAGCATCAAAATTAGCAAGAAGGTAA
- a CDS encoding aminotransferase class V-fold PLP-dependent enzyme, which yields MRKTSTSDQFLTDINLETYFKTFKDGVVGDNYTFKSIFGTQQVLYADWIASGRLYAPIEKIMQEEIGPMVANTHSFSSETGKASTYAYKYARSIIKSHVNANENDVLVTANTGMTGVLSVLQRVMGLRFPNAKQKKAEMEVQDRPVVFISHMEHHSNHVPWLETIADVVIVKCNDDKLICPDQLEKAVLEYKDRTIKIGSFTACSNVTGIISPYKDLAKVMHKHGGYCFVDFAASAPYVDIDMHPEDEGAHLDAIFFSPHKFLGGPGTCGVLVFNKTLYKANCPDVPGGGNVQWTNPWGEYAYFKDIEVREDGGTPGFLQVMRTALAIRLKEKMNTAYIAQREEELLEYCFEKLKHIPNIFILGNTEVKRIGCVSFGIQNVHYNLIVRLLNDRFGIQVRGGWSCASTYGHYLFDYDKDKSTEMVDDLNAKNLTNKPGWVRLSLHPVTSNKELEFICDAIKQVAENHESWSTDYVYNQANNEFEDATKDADIIEKTKNWFVL from the coding sequence ATGAGAAAAACTTCAACTTCAGACCAATTTTTAACCGACATAAATTTAGAAACCTATTTTAAAACCTTTAAGGATGGTGTAGTAGGTGACAATTATACTTTTAAAAGCATATTTGGCACTCAACAAGTACTTTATGCCGATTGGATAGCAAGCGGACGTCTATATGCACCCATAGAAAAAATCATGCAAGAAGAAATAGGGCCAATGGTAGCAAATACGCATTCGTTTTCAAGCGAAACAGGAAAAGCTTCTACCTATGCTTATAAGTATGCGCGTAGTATTATTAAATCTCATGTTAATGCAAATGAAAATGATGTGTTGGTAACAGCCAATACGGGAATGACAGGTGTGTTGTCTGTTTTACAACGTGTTATGGGATTACGTTTTCCTAATGCTAAACAAAAGAAAGCCGAAATGGAAGTACAAGACCGACCGGTGGTTTTTATTTCGCATATGGAGCATCACTCTAATCATGTACCTTGGTTAGAAACGATTGCAGATGTTGTAATTGTAAAATGTAACGACGATAAATTAATTTGTCCAGATCAATTAGAGAAAGCAGTATTAGAATATAAAGACAGAACCATCAAAATAGGATCGTTTACAGCTTGTTCTAATGTTACAGGGATTATTTCTCCATATAAAGATTTGGCTAAAGTAATGCATAAACATGGAGGATATTGTTTTGTAGATTTTGCAGCATCGGCGCCTTATGTCGATATTGATATGCATCCTGAAGATGAAGGTGCGCATTTAGATGCTATTTTCTTTTCACCACATAAATTTTTAGGCGGACCAGGAACGTGTGGCGTGTTAGTTTTTAACAAAACGCTATATAAAGCAAATTGTCCGGATGTGCCAGGAGGCGGAAATGTACAATGGACAAATCCTTGGGGTGAATATGCTTATTTTAAAGATATTGAAGTGCGCGAAGATGGTGGAACACCAGGATTTTTACAAGTTATGCGTACGGCTTTGGCTATTCGTTTAAAGGAAAAAATGAATACAGCTTATATTGCCCAAAGGGAGGAAGAGTTATTAGAATATTGTTTTGAAAAACTTAAACACATACCAAATATTTTTATTCTTGGAAATACAGAGGTAAAGCGTATTGGATGTGTATCGTTCGGGATACAAAATGTACATTATAACTTAATAGTTCGCTTATTAAACGATCGTTTTGGTATTCAAGTGCGTGGTGGATGGTCTTGTGCAAGTACATATGGCCATTATTTATTTGATTATGATAAAGATAAATCTACAGAAATGGTAGACGATTTAAATGCTAAAAATTTAACAAATAAGCCAGGTTGGGTACGTTTATCATTACATCCAGTAACATCAAATAAAGAGTTGGAATTTATCTGCGATGCTATTAAACAAGTAGCAGAAAATCATGAGTCTTGGAGTACCGATTACGTGTACAATCAAGCAAATAACGAGTTTGAAGATGCGACTAAAGATGCAGATATCATAGAAAAAACTAAAAATTGGTTTGTATTGTAA
- a CDS encoding porin family protein: MQNVQLHHFKSLFTSGFCKFINWRALQILIAILILNPQYVFSQIKDTVINKAANPKFTYTLFNNTNLKVKVGGYIQPRAQYTEWNPGSTDKNGDYKNDDFGFAVRRLRLGANLTYSDKFLFRLGFGENNFNEKGKDFPYLKILDLYATYNLSKPFAISFGKSTYDGLSRFAAPSTSTMMQTDLNVITQPTLNYTDDITRELSLVFLGDIGPLNYRLVFIKPFSFDYTGANPATPDEGVAQFTDHYRNIQYTTYIKYDFLDKENNRGPNFIGTYLGKKKLLSVGIGAKYQHNALYSETNAVTTYHDMNLWSADMFWDQPVNTSWMAAINGYVGYFDYDLGPNYLRNVGVNNPAFGIDNVYNIVNGSGNAYPYLGSGQSFYGHFGILFNKMGKQTDWGQLEPYVVLQSSDFDALEENMVVGSVGLNWYLNGHYSKFSLDIQNRPLFSEVDLKETDRKYMCVLQYNYILH; encoded by the coding sequence ATGCAAAACGTACAGCTACATCACTTTAAGTCATTATTTACTAGCGGTTTCTGTAAATTTATAAATTGGAGAGCACTACAAATTCTTATAGCCATATTAATTTTAAATCCGCAATACGTATTTTCTCAAATTAAAGATACTGTTATCAATAAAGCAGCTAATCCAAAGTTTACTTATACACTTTTTAATAATACAAATTTAAAAGTAAAAGTTGGAGGTTATATACAACCACGTGCTCAATACACAGAATGGAACCCTGGAAGTACCGATAAAAATGGAGATTACAAAAATGACGATTTTGGATTTGCAGTGAGACGTTTAAGATTAGGTGCCAACCTCACCTACTCAGATAAGTTTTTGTTTAGATTAGGTTTTGGAGAGAATAATTTTAACGAAAAAGGTAAAGATTTTCCGTATTTAAAAATTCTTGATCTGTACGCAACTTATAACCTATCAAAACCATTTGCTATTTCATTTGGAAAATCGACTTATGATGGATTGTCACGTTTTGCTGCACCATCTACATCGACTATGATGCAAACCGATTTAAACGTAATTACACAACCTACTTTAAATTATACAGACGATATTACACGTGAACTTAGTTTGGTATTTTTAGGAGATATTGGACCATTAAATTACCGTTTGGTATTTATAAAACCATTTAGTTTTGATTATACTGGAGCCAATCCTGCCACTCCAGACGAAGGTGTTGCCCAATTTACAGATCATTATAGAAACATACAATATACAACGTATATAAAATATGATTTTCTGGATAAAGAAAACAATCGTGGTCCTAATTTTATAGGAACTTATCTAGGAAAAAAGAAATTACTTTCTGTGGGTATTGGTGCTAAATATCAACATAACGCATTATATTCTGAAACCAATGCTGTAACTACGTATCACGATATGAATTTATGGTCTGCAGATATGTTTTGGGATCAACCTGTAAATACTTCTTGGATGGCTGCTATAAATGGTTATGTGGGCTATTTTGATTATGATTTGGGACCTAATTATTTAAGAAATGTAGGAGTAAATAATCCTGCTTTTGGAATAGACAATGTTTATAATATTGTTAATGGATCTGGAAACGCTTATCCGTATTTAGGTAGCGGACAAAGTTTTTACGGACACTTTGGAATTCTTTTTAATAAAATGGGTAAACAAACAGATTGGGGTCAGTTAGAACCCTATGTTGTTTTACAATCCAGTGATTTTGATGCTTTAGAAGAAAATATGGTTGTAGGTAGTGTTGGATTAAATTGGTATTTAAACGGACACTATTCTAAATTTAGTTTAGACATACAAAATAGACCTTTATTTTCTGAAGTAGATTTAAAAGAAACTGATAGAAAATATATGTGTGTATTACAGTATAACTACATTTTACATTAA